The Osmia bicornis bicornis chromosome 12, iOsmBic2.1, whole genome shotgun sequence genome includes a region encoding these proteins:
- the LOC114880324 gene encoding uncharacterized protein LOC114880324 isoform X2: MKPQKKATVARKATKMPTIAKKRRSFLEKTISDIRKEKKSKKLEKIDDVKRRMESDKKKLEKTDEKKKVEDKKKIEEKRKDKCEKVDEKKKCKDNERKLEKVDERKLDKMDEKIIDECTYDCAEKKKVQKIEDKTKLDKQVVENKKKPDKVEDKKKNSNENVEDQAKLLVIPTGENELQEEKVENFCSIAKKKCKDEKRKDTKLLKSDIKESLKISVIKDKKSERKKLLGKGTVNKVSLTCTKKDSKTKSMQKKGISRKTVLAKKAHLSVVQKLVDKKIKLKKMIKDEETSVSEEDEALKRTKRKSVNVSKTKVLQEKKQKLGKHMKAKLSTKNNKINSVLRKDDKFKTLVEKVVPKKKLDSKESDKSLNEPKMIETNEEQEETIDIKSEMKEDKETEKGCKEELSQLKLQDIKKTVRNTSRIGKKVIKKKTTVNCNQSLSSSEEISSEESSKQMKVCEENTNDSVSSKQEEIDNETVVDASPKDETINGDNVTDNALLTDSEEDSDDETKSGKQKDIKKGDRSSSPSDERVRRMRLFGFWSGPKRHRVASLNALAKVHCLYENETGGVYLGGFCKPKPEKEKQKKTKEEKEEPVRKEKEKKTETKTEENTPKRKLRNVPGLRGKHWDMLESSSSSSSSDDDYEREKNTEHKKKIIKRRKKNEEVMDLKDMVVCKRMASLNASAILAASYSDEKNRCGSSCSDSSSESEVEIIRRRKQTDSDIEKRKSRQNSEQDDVLKPSNKLVILNQDTDVTITGVYVNQTRSTHHEGYCSFAGMQYRISSTSHTQTAATAVATELHDQQKLEQPCKSYTPLGALSSMQPPGSQGNHPSMSPRRHSAFSAPHQHGYYQPAGPLIQHPPTLPPIKGPPPEPTPTPPQNSEGSDDLVATSTTSGGTSSTGGGFYRAYCPTYYGTPPQYPDLCYPPTYSHPHAHPPPYYKYAPTYRRQYYGYQESGGGGGPGSGATAGGPAVVDYQSPPPPPGEYPLPPYYGAYPPPPPPPPPPPNPAYLHSQGRPFVDHAAFQGCPCPMQSCPKNVDTGPLIGNGKGAPVVSGPGLSLPPSALVGPPSPARGLAGLAPPHGANAWDTDRVQLNTHRNLNQNQPLVPSSHNLVSGHNRPQNSDCKNKDEKDCSEDKLQKCGCQKRACTSTCEVKMETLSPAEKLTVTTCPSSKFHNFKLENNNVKCESCSVEMGNNLSCVANCNVKCESDYKCDIMKCEQCMKEGQMVILEIDKDSGILLDDKLDADPDVKEELSDVAGVDSENWKKPDYEPTVQETIEEATEKEEEVEKTEKVEIEEEPSKCQKVSKRKLSLDSLSDSRKKRKVSKRTLSVGSSQDLNNTDFSSKISLPILPLIKKIDSNGDECVLKKKQPKKDNQNQKRKVENSNSSENAMKKSKTSKQSTTNNIPSCLKHAASDNSIMETINNVIQNSLHITQRKDRKSNNNKNEKSEKTKKETNLLSTAKKVVKKVDLVKDLASEKLSKVITKGGQYKKTETRTKSRAQEKNKCKGKGKSKAQETKTKDNGKKQDNAKSRTIEVTEPIKKPALVKKKRKSTKKAPVKKSNSKVEDCSTGSENLILTRKTFLKPKWSNGWSWEGDPFEAKVYLTNEESAIRRCYASMKHESGDVLRPRDCVLLKSGPRKADLPFVAKIAALWENPDDGEMMFSLLWYYRPEHTEQGRTQYDTEDEVFASRHRDANSVACIEDKCYILTFNEYCRYRKNLRRIEEGLESPGLIVPPGDQLYPRENRQPPIPVSSDMVLFCRRVYDYRGKKLVKNPG, translated from the exons atgaagCCACAGAAAAAGGCAACGGTTGCCCGGAAGGCAACAAAAATGCCAACAATTGCTAAAAAACGTCGCTCATTTTTAGAGAAAACTATATCTGATATCAGGAAAGAGAAGAAGTCTAAGAAGCTTGAGAAGATAGATGATGTAAAGAGGAGAATGGAGAGTGATAAGAAGAAATTAGAGAAAACTGATGAGAAGAAGAAAGTAGAGGATAAGAAAAAGATTGAGGAAAAGCGAAAGGACAAATGTGAAAAAGTGGATGAGAAGAAGAAATGTAAAGATAATGAAAGAAAGTTAGAGAAAGtagatgaaagaaaattagataaaatgGATGAAAAAATCATTGATGAGTGCACTTATGATTGtgcagaaaaaaagaaagtacaAAAAATAGAAGACAAAACTAAATTGGATAAACAAGTtgtagaaaataagaaaaagccTGATAAAGTggaagataaaaagaaaaacagcaATGAAAATGTGGAAGATCAAGCAAAACTGCTTGTGATACCTACAGGAGAAAATGAATTACAAGAAGAGAAAGtagaaaatttttgttccattGCTAAGAAAAAATGCAAGGATGAGAAGAGGAAAGATACAAAACTACTCAAGTCAGACATTAAGGAAAGCCTGAAGATATCTGTGATAAAGGATAAAAAATCAGAGCGCAAAAAGCTTCTTGGAAAAGGTACAGTAAACAAAGTTTCTTTAACGTGTACTAAGAAGGATTCTAAAACAAAATCAATGCAAAAAAAAGGTATTTCCAGAAAGACCGTTTTGGCAAAAAAAGCACATCTGTCGGTAGTTCAAAAATTGGTAGATAAAAAGATTAagttaaagaaaatgataaaagatgaagaaacatcGGTAAGCGAAGAGGATGAAGCACtgaaaagaacaaaaagaaaaagcgtTAACGTGTCTAAAACCAAAGTTTTACAGGAGAAGAAGCAAAAATTAGGAAAACATATGAAAGCTAAATTATCTacaaagaataataaaataaattctgtATTACGGAAAGACGATAAATTTAAAACGCTCGTAGAGAAGGTTGTACCTAAGAAGAAACTGGATTCAAAGGAATCGGATAAATCTTTAAACGAGCCTAAAATGATCGAAACAAACGAAGAACAGGAAGAAACAATTGATATAAAGAGCGAAATGAAAGAGGATAAAGAGACGGAAAAGGGTTGCAAGGAAGAACTATCGCAATTAAAATTACAGGATATTAAGAAAACTGTAAGAAATACTTCGAGAATAGGTAAAAAGgtaataaagaagaagacgacGGTAAACTGTAATCAGTCTTTGTCTTCTTCTGAAGAAATATCTTCGGAGGAGTCTAGTAAACAAATGAAGGTTTGCGAAGAAAACACAAATGATAGTGTTTCTTCGAAACAAGAAGAGATTGATAACGAGACTGTAGTTGATGCAAGTCCCAAAGATGAAACGATCAATGGGGACAATGTAACTGATAACGCGTTATTAACAGATTCGGAAGAAGATAGCGACGACGAGACAAAGAGTGGTAAACAAAAGGATATTAAGAAAGGGGATAGGAGTAGTTCTCCCTCTGATGAACGCGTTCGACGAATGAGATTATTTGGTTTTTGGAGTGGACCAAAACGACATAGGGTAGCTTCTTTAAACGCATTAGCCAAAGTTCATTGTTTGTACGAAAATGAAACCGGAGGGGTGTATCTCGGTGGTTTCTGTAAACCGAAACCCGAAAAGGAGAAGCAAAAGAAAACGAAGGAAGAGAAGGAGGAACCTGTTCGcaaggagaaagagaagaagacgGAAACTAAAACGGAAGAAAATACTCCGAAAAGAAAACTTAGAAACGTCCCAGGGTTACGTGGAAAGCATTGGGACATGTTAGAAAGTTCATcgtcttcgtcttcctccGACGACGATTATGAACGCGAGAAGAATACGGAACACAAGAAGAAGATAATTaaacgaagaaagaagaacgaAGAAGTAATGGATTTAAAAGACATGGTTGTTTGCAAAAGAATGGCGAGCCTTAACGCTTCGGCTATCTTAGCCGCTTCTTATTCGGACGAAAAGAATCGGTGCGGTAGTAGTTGCTCTGATTCTTCCAGCGAATCGGAAGTCGAGATTATTAGAAGACGCAAACAGACTGACTCTGATATTGAAAAACGAAAATCAAGGCAAAATTCCGAACAAGATGATGTTTTAAAACCATCTAACAAACTTGTTATCTTGAACCAAGATACAGATGTTACTATTACtg GTGTTTATGTTAATCAAACTCGATCTACGCACCATGAAGGCTATTGTAGCTTTGCCGGTATGCAATATAGAATAAGTTCAACGAGTCATACTCAAACTGCAGCTACCGCAGTTGCTACAGAGCTTCACGATCAG CAAAAATTGGAGCAACCCTGTAAATCGTATACACCGTTGGGTGCTTTATCTTCTATGCAACCACCGGGCAGTCAAGGTAATCATCCGAGTATGTCGCCTCGAAGACATTCTGCGTTTTCTGCTCCGCATCAACATG GGTATTATCAGCCGGCTGGTCCACTGATACAACACCCACCAACTTTACCACCTATTAAGGGACCTCCTCCAGAACCAACTCCGACACCTCCCCAAAATTCTGAAGGTTCAGACGATTTAGTTGCAACGTCAACTACTTCGGGAGGAACTAGTAGTACAG GAGGAGGGTTTTATAGAGCATATTGTCCCACATACTATGGTACACCACCACAATATCCAGATTTATGTTATCCACCAACATATTCTCATCCACATGCTCATCCACCGCCTTATTATAAATATGCACCAACTTATAGAAG GCAGTATTATGGATATCAGGAATCTGGTGGAGGTGGTGGTCCCGGTAGCGGTGCTACCGCAGGAGGGCCAGCAGTCGTTGATTATCAATCGCCTCCGCCACCACCCGGTGAATATCCTCTTCCACCCTATTACGGAGCTTATCCTCCGCCTCCGCCACCGCCTCCTCCTCCACCGAATCCGGCATATTTACATTCTCAGGGAAGACCTTTTGTAGATC ACGCAGCCTTCCAGGGTTGCCCATGCCCGATGCAGTCTTGTCCAAAAAACGTGGATACTGGGCCCCTTATTGGTAATGGTAAGGGAGCGCCAGTGGTATCGGGGCCCGGTCTGTCATTGCCGCCCAGTGCTTTGGTAGGTCCGCCCTCGCCGGCGAGGGGGCTAGCCGGGCTAGCGCCGCCTCACGGTGCCAACGCCTGGGATACGGATCGCGTCCAACTTAACACTCATCGCAACCTGAATCAGAACCAACCGTTGGTCCCTTCGTCTCACAATTTAGTCAGTGGACATAATCGCCCGCAAAATTCTGACTGCAAGAACAag GATGAGAAAGACTGTTCAGAAGACAAGCTACAAAAGTGTGGATGTCAAAAACGTGCCTGTACATCAACTTGTGAAGTTAAAATGGAAACTCTTTCGCCAGCCGAAAAGCTAACGGTGACGACATGTCCGAGTAGTAAATTCCACAATTTTAAATTGGAGAATAACAATGTGAAGTGTGAATCTTGCAGTGTAGAAATGGGGAATAATTTGTCATGTGTTGCTAATTGTAACGTTAAGTGCGAATCAGATTACAAATGTGATATCATGAAATGTGAACAGTGTATGAAAGAGGGTCAAATGGTCATTTTAGAAATCGACAAAGATTCAGGTATATTACTTGATGATAAATTGGATGCAGATCCTGATGTTAAGGAGGAACTGAGCGACGTTGCTGGGGTTGATagtgaaaattggaaaaagcCCGATTACGAACCAACGGTGCAAGAAACGATCGAAGAGGCTacggaaaaggaagaagaggtAGAAAAGACGGAAAAGGTGGAAATCGAAGAGGAACCTTCTAAATGTCAGAAAGTTTCGAAACGAAAGTTATCTTTAGATAGCTTGTCCGACAGcagaaaaaagaggaaagtaaGTAAAAGGACGCTTTCCGTCGGTTCTTCGCAGGATTTGAATAACACTGACTTTTCGTCAAAAATTTCTCTACCAATCCTACCTCTCATAAAAAAGATTGATAGTAACGGTGACGAATGTGTTCTAAAGAAAAAACAGCCTAAAAAGGACAACCAAAATCAAAAGCGCAAAGTTGAAAATTCGAATTCATCCGAAAACGCGATGAAAAAGTCCAAAACTTCTAAACAGAGTACAACAAACAATATACCAAGTTGTTTAAAGCATGCTGCCAGTGACAATTCTATTATGGAAACAATTAATAATGTTATACAAAACAGTTTACATATTACACAGAGGAAAGACCGGAagagtaataataataaaaatgagaaatcaGAGAAAACGAAGAAGGAAACAAATTTGTTGTCCACGGCGAAGAAAGTTGTTAAAAAAGTTGATTTGGTCAAGGATCTGGCGTCGGAGAAATTATCGAAGGTAATCACGAAGGGTGGTCAGTATAAGAAAACGGAAACACGTACGAAATCAAGAGCGCAGGAGAAGAATAAATGCAAAGGAAAAGGTAAATCCAAAGCGCaagaaacgaaaacgaaagaTAATGGTAAGAAGCAGGATAACGCAAAGTCGAGAACAATCGAAGTAACTGAACCTATTAAAAAGCCAGCTTTAgttaaaaagaagagaaaaagtaCGAAGAAAGCGCCGGTTAAGAAATCAAACTCTAAAGTTGAAGATTGTTCAACAGGAAGTGAGAATTTGATATTAACcagaaaaacatttttaaaaccTAAATGGAGTAACGGTTGGAGTTGGGAGGGTGATCCGTTTGAAGCCAAAGTTTATTTAAcg AACGAGGAATCGGCTATACGTCGATGCTACGCGAGTATGAAACACGAAAGTGGTGACGTATTGAGACCTCGTGACtgtgttttattaaaaagtggTCCACGAAAAGCAGACTTACCATTCGTAGCAAAGATTGCCGCGTTATGGGAGAATCCAGACGATG GTGAAATGATGTTTTCCTTGTTATGGTACTACAGACCTGAACATACCGAGCAAGGTAGAACTCAGTACGATACCGAGGATGAAGTGTTTGCTTCACGGCATCGTGATGCTAATAGTGTTGCTTGTATAGAAGATAAATGTTATATTTTGACATTTAATGAATACTGTCG GTATCGTAAAAATTTACGAAGAATCGAAGAAGGATTAGAGAGTCCCGGTTTAATAGTACCACCGGGAGATCAGTTATATCCAAGAGAAAATCGTCAGCCCCCGATACCAGTGTCTTCGGATATGGTTCTGTTTTGTCGACGTGTTTATGATTACCGTGGTAAAAAGCTTGTTAAGAATCCCGGATGA
- the LOC114880324 gene encoding uncharacterized protein LOC114880324 isoform X3 → MKPQKKATVARKATKMPTIAKKRRSFLEKTISDIRKEKKSKKLEKIDDVKRRMESDKKKLEKTDEKKKVEDKKKIEEKRKDKCEKVDEKKKCKDNERKLEKVDERKLDKMDEKIIDECTYDCAEKKKVQKIEDKTKLDKQVVENKKKPDKVEDKKKNSNENVEDQAKLLVIPTGENELQEEKVENFCSIAKKKCKDEKRKDTKLLKSDIKESLKISVIKDKKSERKKLLGKGTVNKVSLTCTKKDSKTKSMQKKGISRKTVLAKKAHLSVVQKLVDKKIKLKKMIKDEETSVSEEDEALKRTKRKSVNVSKTKVLQEKKQKLGKHMKAKLSTKNNKINSVLRKDDKFKTLVEKVVPKKKLDSKESDKSLNEPKMIETNEEQEETIDIKSEMKEDKETEKGCKEELSQLKLQDIKKTVRNTSRIGKKVIKKKTTVNCNQSLSSSEEISSEESSKQMKVCEENTNDSVSSKQEEIDNETVVDASPKDETINGDNVTDNALLTDSEEDSDDETKSGKQKDIKKGDRSSSPSDERVRRMRLFGFWSGPKRHRVASLNALAKVHCLYENETGGVYLGGFCKPKPEKEKQKKTKEEKEEPVRKEKEKKTETKTEENTPKRKLRNVPGLRGKHWDMLESSSSSSSSDDDYEREKNTEHKKKIIKRRKKNEEVMDLKDMVVCKRMASLNASAILAASYSDEKNRCGSSCSDSSSESEVEIIRRRKQTDSDIEKRKSRQNSEQDDVLKPSNKLVILNQDTDVTITGVYVNQTRSTHHEGYCSFAGMQYRISSTSHTQTAATAVATELHDQQKLEQPCKSYTPLGALSSMQPPGSQGNHPSMSPRRHSAFSAPHQHGYYQPAGPLIQHPPTLPPIKGPPPEPTPTPPQNSEGSDDLVATSTTSGGTSSTGGGFYRAYCPTYYGTPPQYPDLCYPPTYSHPHAHPPPYYKYAPTYRRYLFRQYYGYQESGGGGGPGSGATAGGPAVVDYQSPPPPPGEYPLPPYYGAYPPPPPPPPPPPNPAYLHSQGRPFVDHAAFQGCPCPMQSCPKNVDTGPLIGNGKGAPVVSGPGLSLPPSALVGPPSPARGLAGLAPPHGANAWDTDRVQLNTHRNLNQNQPLVPSSHNLVSGHNRPQNSDCKNKDEKDCSEDKLQKCGCQKRACTSTCEVKMETLSPAEKLTVTTCPSSKFHNFKLENNNVKCESCSVEMGNNLSCVANCNVKCESDYKCDIMKCEQCMKEGQMVILEIDKDSGILLDDKLDADPDVKEELSDVAGVDSENWKKPDYEPTVQETIEEATEKEEEVEKTEKVEIEEEPSKCQKVSKRKLSLDSLSDSRKKRKVSKRTLSVGSSQDLNNTDFSSKISLPILPLIKKIDSNGDECVLKKKQPKKDNQNQKRKVENSNSSENAMKKSKTSKQSTTNNIPSCLKHAASDNSIMETINNVIQNSLHITQRKDRKSNNNKNEKSEKTKKETNLLSTAKKVVKKVDLVKDLASEKLSKVITKGGQYKKTETRTKSRAQEKNKCKGKGKSKAQETKTKDNGKKQDNAKSRTIEVTEPIKKPALVKKKRKSTKKAPVKKSNSKVEDCSTGSENLILTRKTFLKPKWSNGWSWEGDPFEAKVYLTNEESAIRRCYASMKHESGDVLRPRDCVLLKSGPRKADLPFVAKIAALWENPDDGEMMFSLLWYYRPEHTEQGRTQYDTEDEVFASRHRDANSVACIEDKCYILTFNEYCRSVCIQEEKRTPWRSARFNAPEVC, encoded by the exons atgaagCCACAGAAAAAGGCAACGGTTGCCCGGAAGGCAACAAAAATGCCAACAATTGCTAAAAAACGTCGCTCATTTTTAGAGAAAACTATATCTGATATCAGGAAAGAGAAGAAGTCTAAGAAGCTTGAGAAGATAGATGATGTAAAGAGGAGAATGGAGAGTGATAAGAAGAAATTAGAGAAAACTGATGAGAAGAAGAAAGTAGAGGATAAGAAAAAGATTGAGGAAAAGCGAAAGGACAAATGTGAAAAAGTGGATGAGAAGAAGAAATGTAAAGATAATGAAAGAAAGTTAGAGAAAGtagatgaaagaaaattagataaaatgGATGAAAAAATCATTGATGAGTGCACTTATGATTGtgcagaaaaaaagaaagtacaAAAAATAGAAGACAAAACTAAATTGGATAAACAAGTtgtagaaaataagaaaaagccTGATAAAGTggaagataaaaagaaaaacagcaATGAAAATGTGGAAGATCAAGCAAAACTGCTTGTGATACCTACAGGAGAAAATGAATTACAAGAAGAGAAAGtagaaaatttttgttccattGCTAAGAAAAAATGCAAGGATGAGAAGAGGAAAGATACAAAACTACTCAAGTCAGACATTAAGGAAAGCCTGAAGATATCTGTGATAAAGGATAAAAAATCAGAGCGCAAAAAGCTTCTTGGAAAAGGTACAGTAAACAAAGTTTCTTTAACGTGTACTAAGAAGGATTCTAAAACAAAATCAATGCAAAAAAAAGGTATTTCCAGAAAGACCGTTTTGGCAAAAAAAGCACATCTGTCGGTAGTTCAAAAATTGGTAGATAAAAAGATTAagttaaagaaaatgataaaagatgaagaaacatcGGTAAGCGAAGAGGATGAAGCACtgaaaagaacaaaaagaaaaagcgtTAACGTGTCTAAAACCAAAGTTTTACAGGAGAAGAAGCAAAAATTAGGAAAACATATGAAAGCTAAATTATCTacaaagaataataaaataaattctgtATTACGGAAAGACGATAAATTTAAAACGCTCGTAGAGAAGGTTGTACCTAAGAAGAAACTGGATTCAAAGGAATCGGATAAATCTTTAAACGAGCCTAAAATGATCGAAACAAACGAAGAACAGGAAGAAACAATTGATATAAAGAGCGAAATGAAAGAGGATAAAGAGACGGAAAAGGGTTGCAAGGAAGAACTATCGCAATTAAAATTACAGGATATTAAGAAAACTGTAAGAAATACTTCGAGAATAGGTAAAAAGgtaataaagaagaagacgacGGTAAACTGTAATCAGTCTTTGTCTTCTTCTGAAGAAATATCTTCGGAGGAGTCTAGTAAACAAATGAAGGTTTGCGAAGAAAACACAAATGATAGTGTTTCTTCGAAACAAGAAGAGATTGATAACGAGACTGTAGTTGATGCAAGTCCCAAAGATGAAACGATCAATGGGGACAATGTAACTGATAACGCGTTATTAACAGATTCGGAAGAAGATAGCGACGACGAGACAAAGAGTGGTAAACAAAAGGATATTAAGAAAGGGGATAGGAGTAGTTCTCCCTCTGATGAACGCGTTCGACGAATGAGATTATTTGGTTTTTGGAGTGGACCAAAACGACATAGGGTAGCTTCTTTAAACGCATTAGCCAAAGTTCATTGTTTGTACGAAAATGAAACCGGAGGGGTGTATCTCGGTGGTTTCTGTAAACCGAAACCCGAAAAGGAGAAGCAAAAGAAAACGAAGGAAGAGAAGGAGGAACCTGTTCGcaaggagaaagagaagaagacgGAAACTAAAACGGAAGAAAATACTCCGAAAAGAAAACTTAGAAACGTCCCAGGGTTACGTGGAAAGCATTGGGACATGTTAGAAAGTTCATcgtcttcgtcttcctccGACGACGATTATGAACGCGAGAAGAATACGGAACACAAGAAGAAGATAATTaaacgaagaaagaagaacgaAGAAGTAATGGATTTAAAAGACATGGTTGTTTGCAAAAGAATGGCGAGCCTTAACGCTTCGGCTATCTTAGCCGCTTCTTATTCGGACGAAAAGAATCGGTGCGGTAGTAGTTGCTCTGATTCTTCCAGCGAATCGGAAGTCGAGATTATTAGAAGACGCAAACAGACTGACTCTGATATTGAAAAACGAAAATCAAGGCAAAATTCCGAACAAGATGATGTTTTAAAACCATCTAACAAACTTGTTATCTTGAACCAAGATACAGATGTTACTATTACtg GTGTTTATGTTAATCAAACTCGATCTACGCACCATGAAGGCTATTGTAGCTTTGCCGGTATGCAATATAGAATAAGTTCAACGAGTCATACTCAAACTGCAGCTACCGCAGTTGCTACAGAGCTTCACGATCAG CAAAAATTGGAGCAACCCTGTAAATCGTATACACCGTTGGGTGCTTTATCTTCTATGCAACCACCGGGCAGTCAAGGTAATCATCCGAGTATGTCGCCTCGAAGACATTCTGCGTTTTCTGCTCCGCATCAACATG GGTATTATCAGCCGGCTGGTCCACTGATACAACACCCACCAACTTTACCACCTATTAAGGGACCTCCTCCAGAACCAACTCCGACACCTCCCCAAAATTCTGAAGGTTCAGACGATTTAGTTGCAACGTCAACTACTTCGGGAGGAACTAGTAGTACAG GAGGAGGGTTTTATAGAGCATATTGTCCCACATACTATGGTACACCACCACAATATCCAGATTTATGTTATCCACCAACATATTCTCATCCACATGCTCATCCACCGCCTTATTATAAATATGCACCAACTTATAGAAG GTATCTTTTCAGGCAGTATTATGGATATCAGGAATCTGGTGGAGGTGGTGGTCCCGGTAGCGGTGCTACCGCAGGAGGGCCAGCAGTCGTTGATTATCAATCGCCTCCGCCACCACCCGGTGAATATCCTCTTCCACCCTATTACGGAGCTTATCCTCCGCCTCCGCCACCGCCTCCTCCTCCACCGAATCCGGCATATTTACATTCTCAGGGAAGACCTTTTGTAGATC ACGCAGCCTTCCAGGGTTGCCCATGCCCGATGCAGTCTTGTCCAAAAAACGTGGATACTGGGCCCCTTATTGGTAATGGTAAGGGAGCGCCAGTGGTATCGGGGCCCGGTCTGTCATTGCCGCCCAGTGCTTTGGTAGGTCCGCCCTCGCCGGCGAGGGGGCTAGCCGGGCTAGCGCCGCCTCACGGTGCCAACGCCTGGGATACGGATCGCGTCCAACTTAACACTCATCGCAACCTGAATCAGAACCAACCGTTGGTCCCTTCGTCTCACAATTTAGTCAGTGGACATAATCGCCCGCAAAATTCTGACTGCAAGAACAag GATGAGAAAGACTGTTCAGAAGACAAGCTACAAAAGTGTGGATGTCAAAAACGTGCCTGTACATCAACTTGTGAAGTTAAAATGGAAACTCTTTCGCCAGCCGAAAAGCTAACGGTGACGACATGTCCGAGTAGTAAATTCCACAATTTTAAATTGGAGAATAACAATGTGAAGTGTGAATCTTGCAGTGTAGAAATGGGGAATAATTTGTCATGTGTTGCTAATTGTAACGTTAAGTGCGAATCAGATTACAAATGTGATATCATGAAATGTGAACAGTGTATGAAAGAGGGTCAAATGGTCATTTTAGAAATCGACAAAGATTCAGGTATATTACTTGATGATAAATTGGATGCAGATCCTGATGTTAAGGAGGAACTGAGCGACGTTGCTGGGGTTGATagtgaaaattggaaaaagcCCGATTACGAACCAACGGTGCAAGAAACGATCGAAGAGGCTacggaaaaggaagaagaggtAGAAAAGACGGAAAAGGTGGAAATCGAAGAGGAACCTTCTAAATGTCAGAAAGTTTCGAAACGAAAGTTATCTTTAGATAGCTTGTCCGACAGcagaaaaaagaggaaagtaaGTAAAAGGACGCTTTCCGTCGGTTCTTCGCAGGATTTGAATAACACTGACTTTTCGTCAAAAATTTCTCTACCAATCCTACCTCTCATAAAAAAGATTGATAGTAACGGTGACGAATGTGTTCTAAAGAAAAAACAGCCTAAAAAGGACAACCAAAATCAAAAGCGCAAAGTTGAAAATTCGAATTCATCCGAAAACGCGATGAAAAAGTCCAAAACTTCTAAACAGAGTACAACAAACAATATACCAAGTTGTTTAAAGCATGCTGCCAGTGACAATTCTATTATGGAAACAATTAATAATGTTATACAAAACAGTTTACATATTACACAGAGGAAAGACCGGAagagtaataataataaaaatgagaaatcaGAGAAAACGAAGAAGGAAACAAATTTGTTGTCCACGGCGAAGAAAGTTGTTAAAAAAGTTGATTTGGTCAAGGATCTGGCGTCGGAGAAATTATCGAAGGTAATCACGAAGGGTGGTCAGTATAAGAAAACGGAAACACGTACGAAATCAAGAGCGCAGGAGAAGAATAAATGCAAAGGAAAAGGTAAATCCAAAGCGCaagaaacgaaaacgaaagaTAATGGTAAGAAGCAGGATAACGCAAAGTCGAGAACAATCGAAGTAACTGAACCTATTAAAAAGCCAGCTTTAgttaaaaagaagagaaaaagtaCGAAGAAAGCGCCGGTTAAGAAATCAAACTCTAAAGTTGAAGATTGTTCAACAGGAAGTGAGAATTTGATATTAACcagaaaaacatttttaaaaccTAAATGGAGTAACGGTTGGAGTTGGGAGGGTGATCCGTTTGAAGCCAAAGTTTATTTAAcg AACGAGGAATCGGCTATACGTCGATGCTACGCGAGTATGAAACACGAAAGTGGTGACGTATTGAGACCTCGTGACtgtgttttattaaaaagtggTCCACGAAAAGCAGACTTACCATTCGTAGCAAAGATTGCCGCGTTATGGGAGAATCCAGACGATG GTGAAATGATGTTTTCCTTGTTATGGTACTACAGACCTGAACATACCGAGCAAGGTAGAACTCAGTACGATACCGAGGATGAAGTGTTTGCTTCACGGCATCGTGATGCTAATAGTGTTGCTTGTATAGAAGATAAATGTTATATTTTGACATTTAATGAATACTGTCG